Proteins encoded together in one Molothrus ater isolate BHLD 08-10-18 breed brown headed cowbird unplaced genomic scaffold, BPBGC_Mater_1.1 matUn_MA215, whole genome shotgun sequence window:
- the POMC gene encoding pro-opiomelanocortin produces the protein MRPESWNSQCRELSNEAGILACAGSCRAQISLESPVFPGNGQFQPLSEGLRRYVMSHFRWNQFGRKNATEPGKRQGEEAEAEAEAEKGPGNEGGIPGFFRHSGKDGKRSYSMEHFRWGKPVGRKRRPVKVYPNGAEEESEENSRLEFRREEPTEEEDEEDEEEEGFPKFPWNSRKEKRYGGFMSPERIRTPLVTLFKNAIGKSFSKDGQ, from the coding sequence GCGTGCGCCGGCTCGTGCCGGGCCCAGATTTCCCTGGAATCTCCGGTTTTTCCCGGGAACGGGCAATTCCAGCCGCTCTCCGAGGGCCTGCGGCGCTACGTCATGAGCCACTTCCGGTGGAACCAGTTCGGCCGGAAAAACGCCACCGAGCCCGGAAAACGCCAGGGAGAGGAAGCGGAAGCGGAAGCGGAAGCGGAAAAGGGGCCGGGGAATGAGGGCGGAATTCCCGGGTTTTTCCGGCACTCGGGGAAGGACGGGAAGCGCTCGTACTCCATGGAGCACTTCCGGTGGGGGAAACCCGTGGGGCGCAAGAGGAGGCCGGTCAAGGTTTACCCCAACGGCGCCGAGGAGGAGTCGGAGGAGAATTCCCGCTTGGAATTCCGGAGGGAAGAACCCAcggaagaggaggatgaggaggatgaggaagaggaagggttCCCGAAATTCCCATGGAATTCCCGGAAGGAGAAGCGTTACGGGGGATTCATGAGCCCGGAGAGGATCCGGACGCCGCTGGTGACGCTCTTCAAGAACGCCATCGGGAAGAGCTTCTCCAAGGACGGGCAGTGA